The following coding sequences lie in one Enterococcus sp. 9E7_DIV0242 genomic window:
- a CDS encoding PTS sugar transporter subunit IIA, producing MNKKYFLISHNEFAFGLKKALEMIVGKQDNLWAYGLMPGEHPDDIIAEIESQLSDETEAVILGDIAGGSVCNSAMRLTTMKNVVLITGVNLPLAMEIIISQVTEEQAIDSLVERTRQSMKIVTVSPIQKETDSDFF from the coding sequence ATGAATAAAAAATACTTTTTGATATCTCATAATGAATTTGCTTTTGGTTTGAAAAAAGCGTTGGAAATGATTGTTGGAAAACAAGATAATTTATGGGCTTACGGACTCATGCCAGGTGAACATCCGGACGATATTATTGCTGAAATCGAATCACAGCTTAGCGATGAAACTGAGGCTGTGATTTTAGGGGACATTGCCGGAGGTAGTGTCTGTAATTCAGCAATGCGACTAACGACCATGAAAAATGTGGTTCTTATAACAGGGGTCAATCTCCCTCTTGCGATGGAAATCATTATTTCTCAAGTAACGGAAGAACAAGCAATTGATTCCTTGGTTGAGAGAACACGACAAAGCATGAAAATTGTGACAGTCTCACCGATCCAAAAAGAAACCGATAGTGATTTCTTTTAA
- a CDS encoding glycoside hydrolase family 28 protein has protein sequence MRHVVVSVHDFGAISSTEILQTQAIQSAIDWCVKVGGGEVRIPEGNYLIGSLRLYSNITLYLEKNACLIGSKNKNDYEDFNVPTTIAYLHDPFYKKEWHLPDYYFYGMITAFQEENITIIGESGAKIDGQDTFDANGEEQFRGPMGIIMSGVKNLKLEGYTFQNSANWSHTLDGCDGIEINGLTIKAGHDGFNFHHSQNIQVSDCIVETGDDCFAGYDIKNLVVRKCQLNTACNSLRLGGQNLSFEGCTFLGPGKYPHLSENSYYTHAFFKFYSIDADMIAGQAENISICDCKIDDAEKLFVYDYGKKTLMQNHVPLKSLTIRDTTISNMRKTSIFKGNGEQGRLIIQNSTLDHPSILPFLEIDDSIELEVDNVDFMQETTIICGSNRIICEGVTTFKWSART, from the coding sequence ATGAGGCATGTAGTTGTTAGTGTTCATGATTTTGGAGCGATTTCGTCAACAGAGATACTACAAACACAAGCAATCCAGTCGGCAATCGATTGGTGCGTCAAAGTAGGAGGTGGTGAAGTCCGTATTCCAGAGGGGAACTACCTCATCGGCTCTTTAAGATTGTATTCAAATATTACGTTATATCTGGAAAAGAATGCTTGTTTGATAGGAAGTAAAAACAAGAATGACTATGAAGATTTTAACGTTCCAACGACGATTGCCTATCTTCATGATCCGTTTTATAAAAAAGAATGGCATTTACCAGACTACTATTTTTATGGAATGATCACAGCATTTCAAGAGGAAAATATCACGATTATTGGAGAATCTGGGGCGAAAATCGATGGACAAGATACTTTCGATGCCAATGGGGAAGAACAGTTTCGTGGACCGATGGGAATCATTATGTCCGGTGTGAAAAATCTGAAGCTAGAGGGTTATACATTTCAGAATAGTGCCAATTGGAGTCACACGCTTGATGGCTGTGATGGAATAGAAATCAATGGATTGACTATCAAAGCCGGTCATGATGGGTTCAATTTTCATCATTCTCAGAACATACAGGTTAGCGACTGTATAGTAGAGACAGGCGATGACTGCTTTGCAGGATATGATATCAAGAACCTAGTTGTTCGAAAGTGTCAACTGAATACAGCATGTAACAGCCTACGATTGGGCGGTCAAAATCTGAGCTTTGAGGGATGTACATTTCTTGGACCGGGGAAATATCCTCATCTATCAGAAAACAGTTACTATACGCACGCTTTTTTCAAATTTTACTCAATAGATGCGGATATGATCGCTGGTCAAGCGGAGAATATTTCCATTTGCGACTGCAAAATTGATGATGCAGAAAAGCTTTTTGTCTATGATTATGGGAAAAAAACGTTGATGCAGAACCATGTTCCACTAAAATCATTAACTATCAGGGACACTACAATCTCCAATATGAGGAAGACCTCCATTTTTAAAGGAAACGGAGAGCAAGGTCGATTGATCATTCAAAATAGCACACTTGATCATCCGTCAATCCTTCCCTTTTTGGAAATTGATGACTCAATAGAACTGGAAGTAGACAATGTTGATTTCATGCAAGAGACAACGATTATTTGCGGTAGCAATCGCATCATATGTGAAGGGGTGACTACTTTCAAATGGTCAGCCAGGACCTAG
- a CDS encoding alpha-galactosidase: MNVKGLETLHLKTENTQLSLVVLETGHVVLAYLGKKIPTTDLSYLISEIPRASYLADADRIKDYKLEQMPLIYPGFGNPDLGLPAHQEVYGDGSRISDFRYLSHRYESEKEEIKGLPFSCSSNVRYLVVVLEDTLTKNQLYLKFTAFIEQDVFSQSVEYHNLSGQPVVLQELSSLHLSLLTDQWNLITLNGAWGRENQLNRRPLTQGFQGTESRRGASGHGQNPFVALASPQATEQVGEVIGTALIYSGNFKATAEVDMHQNTRLQLGIHPFEFSWELLPGKSFQSPEAVFLYTDQGLNQLSQLFHRFVQDCVIQSPLKQQERPIIINNWEATYFDYDREKLLSLAGEAAEVGAELFVLDDGWFGNREDETSSLGDWYPNEEKLGGDLLALISDIHQLGLKFGLWLEPEMISENSQLYRQHPDWAIQVPNRKPQSVRHQYVLDLTKNDVQNYLIQTIDELLVNHPIDYIKWDMNRNITDNYSSTLSPERQPEFSHRYILGLYHVLEEITKRHPKVLFESCAGGGGRFDLGMLYYTPQIWTSDDTDPIARLSIQQGTSLIYPPVTMGGHISASPNHQVGRYTPLASRAAVAQQGNFGLELDLMKLTATEKQKLSAIIAQYKKDRQTLQFGRQIRLAVYDPKNEVAWQKINDQTGASIVTHINCLSKPNTIPKRLKLLGLEPHAHYQIDRVVRTGAELMSIGLAVPRPSEDFFATQWRLEKIKKEQPLC; this comes from the coding sequence ATGAATGTCAAAGGCTTAGAAACGTTACATTTAAAGACCGAAAATACGCAGCTTAGTCTCGTTGTTTTAGAAACTGGACATGTAGTACTAGCTTATCTAGGAAAAAAAATTCCGACTACTGACTTGAGCTATTTGATTTCAGAAATTCCACGGGCTAGTTATTTAGCGGATGCTGATCGTATCAAAGATTATAAGCTGGAACAAATGCCCTTGATCTATCCGGGATTCGGTAATCCAGACCTAGGACTACCTGCCCATCAGGAGGTTTATGGCGATGGGAGTCGAATTTCTGATTTTCGTTATCTTTCTCATCGTTATGAATCAGAAAAAGAAGAAATTAAGGGTCTCCCCTTTTCTTGTTCCTCGAATGTTCGTTACTTGGTCGTTGTTTTAGAAGACACGCTAACAAAAAATCAGTTATATTTGAAATTCACCGCCTTTATTGAGCAAGATGTATTTTCTCAATCAGTAGAGTATCATAATTTATCCGGCCAGCCAGTCGTTCTTCAAGAGTTATCTTCGTTACATTTGAGTCTTTTAACAGATCAATGGAACTTGATTACACTGAATGGTGCTTGGGGTAGAGAAAACCAACTCAATCGACGACCGTTGACTCAGGGCTTTCAAGGAACAGAAAGCAGAAGAGGGGCTAGTGGTCATGGGCAAAATCCATTTGTCGCATTGGCTTCTCCACAAGCAACTGAACAGGTTGGGGAGGTCATTGGCACTGCCTTGATTTACAGTGGCAACTTTAAAGCGACTGCAGAAGTCGATATGCACCAAAATACACGGTTACAATTGGGAATCCATCCGTTTGAATTCTCTTGGGAGCTGCTTCCAGGAAAAAGCTTTCAATCCCCAGAGGCTGTTTTTCTCTACACGGATCAAGGGTTGAACCAACTAAGTCAGCTTTTCCATCGGTTTGTTCAAGACTGTGTAATTCAAAGTCCTCTGAAGCAACAAGAGCGACCAATAATAATCAATAATTGGGAGGCTACATATTTTGATTATGACCGAGAGAAGCTTCTTTCATTAGCTGGAGAAGCTGCCGAGGTTGGGGCGGAGCTGTTTGTGTTAGATGATGGCTGGTTTGGTAACAGAGAGGATGAAACTAGCTCATTAGGGGATTGGTACCCGAATGAGGAAAAATTGGGTGGTGATCTGCTTGCACTGATTTCTGATATTCATCAATTGGGGTTAAAATTCGGGCTGTGGCTTGAACCGGAAATGATTTCTGAAAATAGCCAGCTGTATCGACAGCATCCAGATTGGGCAATCCAGGTGCCAAATCGCAAACCGCAGTCCGTTCGTCATCAATATGTGTTGGATTTGACCAAAAACGATGTTCAAAATTATTTGATTCAAACAATAGATGAGCTGTTGGTAAATCATCCCATTGACTATATCAAATGGGATATGAATCGCAATATTACGGATAACTATTCCTCAACATTATCACCGGAACGACAACCGGAATTTTCTCATCGCTATATTTTGGGGCTTTATCATGTTTTAGAGGAGATAACCAAGCGTCATCCAAAAGTGCTCTTTGAAAGCTGCGCAGGAGGTGGTGGGCGTTTTGATTTAGGAATGCTCTATTATACGCCGCAAATATGGACCAGTGATGATACGGACCCCATTGCTCGCTTGAGTATCCAACAGGGAACGTCATTGATTTATCCTCCGGTGACAATGGGCGGGCATATCTCAGCAAGTCCGAACCATCAGGTAGGACGCTATACACCACTTGCTAGTCGAGCTGCTGTAGCTCAACAAGGGAATTTCGGATTGGAGCTAGATTTGATGAAGCTGACAGCTACGGAAAAGCAGAAATTATCAGCAATTATCGCACAATATAAGAAGGATCGACAGACATTGCAGTTTGGCCGACAGATACGATTAGCTGTTTATGATCCGAAGAATGAGGTTGCTTGGCAAAAAATCAATGATCAAACTGGCGCTAGTATTGTCACCCACATCAACTGCTTATCTAAGCCTAATACTATACCCAAAAGGTTGAAGCTGCTTGGTTTAGAGCCTCATGCTCATTATCAGATCGATCGGGTCGTAAGGACAGGTGCAGAACTGATGTCGATTGGGTTAGCGGTGCCAAGACCCTCAGAGGATTTTTTTGCTACGCAGTGGCGATTAGAGAAAATAAAAAAGGAGCAACCGTTATGTTGA
- a CDS encoding helix-turn-helix transcriptional regulator, producing the protein MENSIAKSILQGQITQLEVDDQSKEHITYASPDFPLSIFTQEYSHSKMDIIPFHWHPELQLTWVYRGCLAYTINGESFVIDRSEVVIINREQLHSSATVTQDAATLCINFDRSIFSPAILENYLLLLIENPAFTHAIVPLSKEQKERLENYLEKQETTALYFSVSNTLALLFEDILAHFDLSTTYPVSDDLELFNQLLRYMENHFYDPVTITELSTYALINKNKCNDIFKKYTSYSPISYLNRYRLNIAKQKLLTSDASISQIAESVGFPQVSYFIERFKKNYQLSPLQYRKKYKAE; encoded by the coding sequence TTGGAAAATAGCATTGCGAAAAGTATTCTACAAGGCCAAATAACACAGCTTGAGGTCGATGACCAGTCCAAGGAGCATATTACTTATGCATCTCCTGATTTTCCGTTATCGATTTTCACCCAGGAATACAGCCATTCAAAAATGGACATCATCCCCTTTCATTGGCATCCTGAATTACAACTGACATGGGTTTATCGGGGATGTCTTGCTTACACGATCAACGGGGAAAGCTTTGTGATCGACCGTTCAGAAGTAGTCATCATCAATAGAGAACAGCTACATAGTTCCGCAACTGTGACCCAAGATGCAGCTACCTTATGTATCAACTTTGATCGTTCTATTTTCAGCCCGGCTATATTGGAAAATTACTTACTCCTTTTAATCGAAAATCCAGCATTCACTCATGCAATAGTTCCTCTTTCGAAGGAACAAAAAGAGCGATTAGAGAACTACCTTGAGAAACAAGAAACTACTGCTCTATACTTCTCTGTCAGCAATACCCTTGCACTACTATTCGAAGATATTTTGGCTCATTTTGATCTATCTACAACCTATCCGGTCAGTGATGATTTAGAATTATTCAATCAATTATTGCGATACATGGAGAACCATTTCTATGATCCAGTAACTATTACTGAGCTATCAACCTATGCATTGATAAATAAAAATAAATGCAATGATATCTTCAAAAAATATACCTCCTATTCTCCAATAAGCTATCTTAACCGTTATCGCCTAAACATTGCTAAACAGAAATTATTGACCTCTGACGCATCAATTTCTCAGATAGCTGAATCCGTAGGCTTTCCCCAAGTCAGTTACTTTATTGAACGATTCAAAAAAAACTATCAGCTATCTCCCCTTCAATATCGGAAGAAATATAAAGCTGAATAG
- a CDS encoding MerR family transcriptional regulator gives MKTYSIRELSELFALPASTLRYYEEVGLLTDIKRDGKHRVYEECHFHRLKALCCFKETGMSIAQLQTFFSYEKDTNKNEEMVELLAEHTEKVSAQIENLQKNMQHVQRKLAFYQDICQAKQAQQPLPEWDEYRDKVFPRI, from the coding sequence ATGAAAACTTATTCAATCAGAGAATTATCTGAGTTATTTGCTTTACCAGCCTCCACCTTGCGTTATTATGAAGAAGTCGGCTTATTGACTGATATTAAACGCGATGGAAAGCACCGAGTCTATGAGGAATGTCACTTTCATCGATTAAAGGCATTATGCTGTTTCAAGGAAACGGGTATGTCGATTGCTCAACTACAGACCTTTTTCTCTTATGAAAAGGATACAAATAAAAACGAGGAGATGGTCGAGCTTTTAGCCGAACACACGGAGAAAGTCTCCGCCCAAATCGAGAATCTTCAAAAAAATATGCAGCATGTGCAACGCAAGCTCGCTTTCTATCAGGACATCTGCCAAGCTAAGCAAGCGCAGCAACCCTTGCCTGAGTGGGATGAATACAGAGATAAAGTGTTTCCAAGGATTTGA
- a CDS encoding aldo/keto reductase: MYQANEKRYEHMEYRRVGKSGLKLPAVSLGLWHNFGDVDPMTNQKEIVLGAFDRGITHFDLANNYGPPYGSAEKNFGRILKEELSSYRDELIVSSKAGFDMWDGPYGEWGSKKYLVASCDQSLQRLGLDYVDIFYHHRPDPDTPLEETAHTLDLLVRQGKALYVGVSNYSAEQTKKIAALFKKMGTPFIIHQPRYNMLDRWIEDGLTDVLAEEGMGAIVFSPLAQGILTDRYLNGIPTDSRAARSDSRFLSAENVEPTIQLATKLNTIAKERYQTLAEMALAWNLRQQTVASVLIGASRLSQLEDNLKALDNLDFSGEELKEIEAVLSEYVG, translated from the coding sequence ATGTATCAAGCAAATGAAAAACGTTATGAACACATGGAGTATCGTCGAGTTGGCAAGTCCGGATTAAAACTTCCGGCAGTTTCTTTAGGCTTATGGCATAATTTCGGGGATGTCGATCCAATGACGAACCAAAAGGAAATCGTGCTGGGCGCATTTGATAGAGGGATCACTCATTTTGATCTAGCAAATAATTATGGACCTCCTTATGGTTCAGCAGAGAAGAATTTTGGTCGAATATTGAAAGAAGAGCTGAGCAGCTATCGGGATGAGCTGATTGTTTCTTCAAAAGCAGGCTTTGATATGTGGGATGGTCCTTACGGCGAATGGGGGTCTAAAAAGTATTTAGTTGCCAGTTGTGACCAGAGCTTACAGCGTTTAGGATTGGATTATGTCGATATTTTTTATCATCACCGTCCGGACCCGGATACCCCATTAGAGGAAACTGCTCATACATTGGATTTATTAGTAAGACAAGGAAAGGCTCTGTATGTAGGTGTTTCTAATTATTCAGCTGAGCAAACAAAAAAAATTGCAGCACTTTTCAAAAAAATGGGCACACCATTCATTATCCATCAACCACGTTATAATATGTTGGATCGCTGGATCGAAGACGGCTTGACTGATGTGCTGGCAGAAGAAGGAATGGGTGCTATTGTGTTTAGCCCGTTGGCTCAGGGGATTTTGACTGATCGCTATTTGAATGGTATCCCAACAGATTCGCGTGCTGCCAGATCCGATAGTCGTTTCCTTTCAGCAGAAAATGTAGAGCCAACGATTCAACTAGCTACGAAGTTGAATACGATTGCCAAAGAGCGGTACCAGACACTTGCTGAAATGGCATTGGCTTGGAATCTACGTCAGCAAACAGTTGCCAGTGTCCTAATTGGTGCCTCCCGTTTGAGTCAGCTAGAGGATAATTTGAAGGCCTTGGACAATCTTGATTTTTCTGGAGAAGAATTGAAAGAAATCGAAGCAGTACTATCTGAATATGTGGGATAA
- a CDS encoding glycoside hydrolase family 88 protein gives MINKEQQWAKAIFEKIDHKLTLEAERLGDRIPYIPDGISGKYEEDMGESDPVWWTNGFWSGMMWQMYHATGKEIYKQTAQANEERLDQAFDIYTGLHHDVGFMWLHTAVANFRLTENERSKARGLHAAHLLAGRYNPKGKFIRSWNRDRSGWVIVDSMLNIPLLYWAKETLGDPRFGFIAEDHADKVMSAIVRPDGSVNHIGVFDPMTGELLETPGGQGYASGSSWSRGQSWAIYGFALSYLHTGKMDYLDTAKKVAHYFISEVSKTGWIPVVDFRAPKEPVMIDTSAGLCAACGLLEIAKHVGEYEKDLYSEAALNILKATEGSYAIWDKAKDGLIDGATGDYHSENWTEVPIIYSDYYFVEAVLRLLDKDFLIW, from the coding sequence TTGATCAATAAGGAACAGCAATGGGCAAAAGCAATTTTTGAGAAAATCGATCACAAGCTGACCCTGGAAGCAGAGCGTTTAGGCGATCGAATTCCTTACATACCTGATGGGATTTCCGGTAAGTATGAGGAAGATATGGGGGAATCTGATCCGGTTTGGTGGACCAACGGTTTTTGGTCTGGCATGATGTGGCAGATGTATCATGCAACAGGAAAAGAAATTTATAAGCAAACAGCACAAGCAAATGAAGAACGATTGGATCAAGCTTTTGATATTTATACAGGGCTCCACCATGATGTCGGCTTTATGTGGCTACACACAGCAGTAGCAAATTTTCGGCTGACTGAAAATGAACGATCAAAAGCTAGGGGGCTTCATGCCGCTCATCTTTTGGCAGGTCGTTATAACCCCAAAGGAAAGTTTATTCGTTCGTGGAATCGTGATCGTTCCGGTTGGGTCATTGTTGATTCCATGTTGAATATTCCACTTTTGTACTGGGCAAAGGAAACGCTTGGTGATCCTCGCTTTGGTTTTATCGCAGAAGATCATGCGGATAAGGTCATGTCAGCGATTGTCCGACCAGATGGCTCAGTGAATCATATAGGTGTGTTCGATCCGATGACTGGAGAATTATTGGAAACCCCTGGTGGACAAGGGTACGCGTCAGGCTCTTCTTGGTCTAGGGGACAGTCATGGGCGATCTATGGTTTTGCATTAAGCTATCTGCATACGGGGAAAATGGACTACTTAGATACGGCAAAAAAAGTGGCTCATTACTTTATCTCAGAAGTATCTAAGACGGGCTGGATACCTGTTGTTGATTTTCGCGCACCAAAAGAACCTGTCATGATTGATACCTCTGCTGGCTTATGTGCTGCCTGTGGTTTGTTAGAAATTGCCAAGCATGTTGGCGAGTATGAAAAAGATTTATATAGCGAAGCAGCACTGAACATTCTGAAAGCGACGGAAGGTAGCTATGCGATTTGGGATAAAGCAAAAGATGGCTTGATTGATGGAGCTACGGGAGACTATCATTCTGAAAATTGGACAGAGGTGCCGATCATTTATTCGGATTACTATTTTGTTGAAGCTGTTTTACGTTTGCTAGATAAGGATTTCTTGATTTGGTAG
- a CDS encoding DMT family transporter → MWGISDTFADILFRYYSISSEALVSMRMLFAGMLILLYTTIVRKEKIFAVFQNKSDTISLLLFGIVGMVGCQFFFFKSIAINGASLATILQFTSPIVIYFYLLLRKENKLNVVEIFLIFLTFFGVMLILTTGSASVFSILGLLIGGASAFGAAFYTVQPRMLLKKYGSPVIVGWGMLFGGLAFQFIHPFWQLSIEVTLPSILLLLGIIVLGTAVAFISYLSSMAYIEAPLASVLTALEPLVASLLAVMIFGKSFGFLELLGIALVLIAVTLLSFVDRKIKSQPEEEPHEECGTYNLIPPSFIHPKPNKRRDRSNFFDNKSKFNKNL, encoded by the coding sequence ATGTGGGGGATATCAGATACATTTGCGGATATTCTATTTCGGTATTATTCAATCAGCTCAGAAGCATTGGTCAGTATGCGGATGCTGTTTGCGGGTATGCTTATTTTGCTGTATACCACGATTGTACGCAAGGAAAAAATTTTTGCTGTATTTCAGAATAAATCTGATACCATCTCTCTGCTATTATTTGGAATTGTTGGGATGGTCGGTTGTCAATTTTTCTTTTTTAAATCCATCGCTATCAATGGGGCTTCATTAGCGACGATTCTTCAATTTACATCACCGATCGTGATTTATTTTTATTTACTTTTGAGAAAAGAAAATAAGCTGAATGTTGTTGAAATTTTCCTGATCTTCTTGACTTTTTTTGGTGTGATGCTGATTTTAACTACTGGCTCAGCTAGTGTATTTTCTATTTTAGGGCTATTGATAGGAGGAGCTTCAGCGTTTGGTGCGGCGTTTTATACTGTACAACCGCGTATGTTGTTAAAAAAATATGGTTCCCCTGTGATTGTCGGATGGGGCATGTTATTTGGCGGTCTTGCGTTTCAGTTCATTCATCCATTTTGGCAGTTGAGCATTGAAGTGACCCTCCCTAGTATTCTACTGCTTTTGGGCATTATTGTTTTAGGTACAGCAGTCGCTTTTATTTCATATTTATCCAGTATGGCATACATCGAAGCACCGCTTGCTAGTGTATTGACCGCATTAGAACCATTAGTTGCCTCTTTACTGGCGGTCATGATTTTTGGTAAGAGCTTTGGCTTTCTGGAATTATTGGGTATCGCCCTTGTGTTGATAGCTGTTACGTTGCTTAGTTTCGTTGATAGAAAGATAAAAAGCCAGCCGGAAGAGGAACCACATGAAGAGTGTGGGACATATAACCTAATTCCACCCTCCTTTATACACCCAAAACCGAATAAACGGCGAGACAGAAGCAACTTCTTCGACAATAAGTCGAAATTCAACAAAAATTTGTGA
- a CDS encoding glycoside hydrolase family 43 protein: MTNRIMNPILRGFHPDASVVKVDEDYYMATSTFEWMPGVEIYHSRDLVDWQLIAEPLQTVDQANLIGNYNSGSIWAPHLSYSEGRFWLLITDVKTGTAFKDTLNYVMSSEQINGDWGKPVFVTASGFDPAFFHDDDGKHYIMSMLFDHRLEKPNFSGLVIQEFDTQCMKLVGERRHFYDGTDLGVCEGPQLLKRNGWYYLLCAAGGTGYSHAATICRSKELMGPYQISPYHPLLTTKTDPDNPLQKSGHASFVEISEEEWYIVHICARPLTKRGYCPLGRETALQKLEWIDDWPRLANGTMYPDVQVERPSIGVGVIQQNDFSSFTDFEEKELPKTFKSLRRPFSEATSLNERPGWLRLYGEQSLSSVHRQTLIARRWQHMAFYAETKMTFQPKSFQQLAGLVLYYDTENWHYLHVSYDETLGQKYIQVETAEINRFRYASERIPISSDEDIRLAVRVDREHAQFYFGLAEDETLRKIGEVVAADRLSDDYIKANGKLAFTGAMVGICAQDMDDHSSYAEFDYFSYQEKH, from the coding sequence ATGACAAACAGAATCATGAATCCGATTTTACGTGGGTTTCATCCAGATGCCAGTGTGGTAAAAGTGGATGAGGACTACTATATGGCAACTTCGACCTTTGAGTGGATGCCAGGTGTTGAGATCTATCATTCACGCGATTTAGTGGATTGGCAACTGATTGCAGAGCCGTTGCAGACTGTAGATCAGGCAAATTTGATCGGCAATTATAATTCCGGCAGCATCTGGGCACCACATCTGAGCTATTCGGAGGGACGATTCTGGCTATTGATAACAGATGTGAAGACTGGAACAGCATTCAAAGATACCTTGAACTATGTCATGAGTAGTGAACAGATCAATGGTGATTGGGGAAAGCCGGTTTTTGTAACAGCCAGTGGGTTTGATCCGGCCTTTTTTCATGATGACGATGGCAAGCATTATATTATGAGCATGCTGTTCGATCATCGTTTGGAAAAGCCGAATTTTTCTGGATTGGTTATTCAGGAATTTGACACGCAGTGTATGAAACTGGTAGGAGAGCGACGCCATTTTTATGATGGAACTGATTTAGGCGTTTGTGAAGGACCTCAGCTATTAAAACGAAATGGTTGGTATTATCTTTTATGTGCCGCTGGAGGAACAGGGTATTCTCATGCTGCGACGATTTGTCGCTCAAAAGAATTGATGGGTCCGTATCAGATTTCTCCATATCATCCATTACTGACAACAAAAACTGATCCCGACAATCCACTACAAAAAAGTGGGCATGCCTCATTTGTAGAGATCAGTGAAGAAGAATGGTATATCGTTCACATTTGCGCTCGACCACTGACGAAGAGGGGGTATTGCCCCTTAGGTAGAGAAACTGCATTACAAAAGCTTGAATGGATCGATGATTGGCCTCGATTAGCAAATGGAACGATGTATCCGGATGTGCAGGTGGAAAGACCAAGTATTGGTGTAGGTGTGATCCAGCAGAATGATTTCAGTAGCTTTACCGATTTTGAAGAGAAGGAGTTGCCTAAAACGTTTAAATCTTTACGTCGTCCATTTAGTGAAGCAACAAGTCTAAACGAGCGTCCTGGTTGGCTTCGACTTTACGGAGAACAGAGCTTGAGCAGCGTGCATCGTCAAACCTTGATTGCCAGACGTTGGCAGCATATGGCATTTTACGCTGAGACGAAAATGACGTTCCAGCCAAAAAGCTTTCAACAGTTGGCGGGCTTGGTTTTATATTATGATACAGAAAACTGGCATTATCTCCATGTATCTTATGATGAGACGCTTGGACAGAAGTACATTCAGGTGGAAACAGCAGAAATCAATCGCTTTCGCTATGCCTCAGAACGTATTCCAATTTCTTCAGATGAGGACATCAGGTTGGCTGTTCGAGTTGATAGAGAACACGCTCAGTTCTATTTTGGCTTAGCGGAGGATGAGACGTTACGAAAAATTGGTGAGGTCGTTGCTGCAGACCGTTTGAGCGATGATTATATCAAGGCGAATGGAAAGTTAGCTTTCACAGGAGCAATGGTTGGAATTTGTGCGCAGGATATGGATGATCATAGTTCATACGCAGAGTTTGATTATTTCAGCTATCAGGAAAAACATTAA
- a CDS encoding PTS system mannose/fructose/sorbose family transporter subunit IID, whose amino-acid sequence MTKNEMFKLTKDERKTVSKMFWRNQYLMFCTSYTKQQGITYGWLMAPFLQKVYGKDTPEFYEAMGRQLDFFNTAPAMNGFISALNLSMEEENKQLLDEGKSFDTTAISALKTSLMGPLAGIGDAIYLSVLRVIATGVALGLSEQGNILGPILFLLIVNVPNMLIRWYTTVIGYKAGGQFISEAMRSGTFAAITKGAAVLGLIMTGAMTAQFVTFKTTFTAELSGTTFNLQNVFDSIMPGLLPLGITMICFAYLRKYNRPVRALVAMFVLAILMTVLGIAG is encoded by the coding sequence ATGACTAAAAATGAAATGTTTAAGCTGACAAAAGATGAGCGAAAAACGGTATCAAAAATGTTTTGGCGTAATCAGTATCTGATGTTTTGTACAAGCTATACGAAGCAACAAGGGATCACATACGGTTGGCTGATGGCCCCGTTTTTACAGAAGGTTTACGGGAAGGATACACCAGAATTTTATGAAGCGATGGGACGACAGTTAGATTTTTTCAATACAGCTCCGGCAATGAACGGATTCATTTCAGCCTTGAATTTATCAATGGAAGAAGAGAATAAACAATTACTTGATGAAGGGAAAAGCTTTGATACGACAGCAATTTCGGCATTGAAAACGTCATTGATGGGCCCTTTGGCTGGTATCGGCGACGCCATTTATTTATCGGTCTTGCGGGTCATTGCAACAGGTGTGGCGCTTGGCTTAAGCGAGCAGGGGAATATTTTGGGCCCGATTCTGTTTCTATTGATCGTGAATGTTCCGAATATGTTGATTCGGTGGTACACAACGGTCATTGGGTATAAAGCAGGTGGACAATTTATCTCTGAGGCAATGCGATCTGGTACCTTTGCAGCAATCACGAAAGGTGCAGCAGTTCTTGGGTTGATTATGACTGGGGCAATGACTGCACAATTTGTCACCTTCAAAACAACATTTACGGCTGAATTGTCAGGAACGACATTTAATCTGCAAAATGTCTTTGATTCAATTATGCCCGGCTTGTTGCCATTAGGAATCACGATGATTTGTTTTGCATACCTTAGAAAGTACAATCGTCCGGTTCGTGCACTAGTTGCAATGTTTGTTCTGGCGATTTTGATGACTGTTTTAGGAATTGCTGGTTAA